The Populus trichocarpa isolate Nisqually-1 chromosome 11, P.trichocarpa_v4.1, whole genome shotgun sequence genome has a segment encoding these proteins:
- the LOC7470903 gene encoding G-type lectin S-receptor-like serine/threonine-protein kinase At4g27290 has protein sequence MKQLKHLASMDMILAFVFIITKLLLFLFKFSTALDSISPSEFMIDGKTLVSEKGTFELGFFSPGISKKSYLGIWYKNIPVRTIVWVANRRNPINDSSGLLKVDNCSDIVLLSNNTNTVVWSSNSTKKASSPILQLLDSGNLVLRDKNDGRSGLLWQSFDYPCDTMLPGMKIGWDLRAGFDWRLSSWKSSDDPSPGDFTMGIERESNPEVVAWKGSKKHYRSGPWNGVGFSGSTEVKPNPVFYFTFVSNNIEVYYIFNLKSESTVITRLVLNHTTSDRQCYTWNEETQTWVLQVSVPRDHCDNYGLCGANANCIFNAIPVCQCLEKFKPKSPEEWNKMDWSQGCVRNKELDCQKGDGFIKFDGLKLPDATHSWVNKDMNLKECKAKCLGNCSCMAYSNLDIRGGGSGCANWFGDLMDIRLVPGGGQELYIRMHASEIGMLLPYFTWCQENTSSERTENDWKNDTNNGGQKEDMELPLFAFSAIADATNNFSVNNKLGEGGFGPVYRGKLEDGLEIAVKRLSRCSGQGFSEFKNEVILINKLQHRNLVKLLGCCSQREEKMLIYEYMPNRSLDFFIFDETKGRLLDWSRRFNIISGIARGLLYLHQDSRLRIIHRDLKASNVLLDDHIVVHTGPKANTNKTQTSRFTWFPKTGYVHGGNRLYIIGGMIQTLNSTQYNPTKPSVSLLHSVFFSNLHSFTLTIALTLTAYFLYTYTHCTLYLHLYKKEEPWQQPMCSLINANQLLQEESHGGWKKVDKFANVDNLLQISTLARFFHPILVINQCCL, from the exons ATGAAACAGCTTAAACACTTGGCATCAATGGATATGATCCTTGCATTCGTATTTATCATTACAAAACTACTTTTATTCCTGTTCAAGTTCTCCACTGCCCTTGACAGCATTAGTCCATCAGAATTTATGATTGATGGCAAGACATTGGTCTCCGAAAAGGGAACTTTTGAACTGGGTTTTTTTAGTCCTGGCATTTCCAAGAAAAGTTACTTGGGAATATGGTACAAAAATATCCCAGTTAGAACCATTGTTTGGGTTGCAAACCGGCGCAATCCTATTAATGATTCCTCTGGCTTGTTGAAGGTAGATAACTGCAGCGACATTGTACTTCTTAGCAACAACACTAATACTGTTGTTTGGTCTTCAAACTCAACGAAAAAAGCAAGTAGTCCGATTTTGCAACTTCTGGATTCCGGGAATCTAGTCTTGAGGGACAAAAATGATGGAAGGAGTGGACTCTTATGGCAAAGTTTCGATTATCCATGTGATACAATGTTACCAGGAATGAAGATTGGATGGGATTTAAGGGCAGGATTTGATTGGCGTCTATCATCTTGGAAGAGCTCAGATGATCCATCTCCAGGAGACTTTACAATGGGGATCGAACGAGAGAGTAACCCCGAGGTAGTAGCCTGGAAGGGCTCGAAGAAGCACTACAGGAGCGGTCCATGGAATGGCGTTGGATTTAGTGGTTCTACAGAGGTAAAGCCTAACCcagttttttatttcacttttgtcTCAAATAACATTGAGGTGTACTATATATTCAACCTCAAGAGTGAGTCTACAGTGATCACAAGGTTAGTTTTGAACCATACTACCTCCGATCGTCAGTGCTATACATGGAATGAAGAAACCCAAACTTGGGTGCTCCAAGTTTCTGTGCCAAGAGACCACTGTGACAATTATGGCCTCTGTGGTGCAAATGCAAATTGCATTTTCAATGCCATACCGGTTTGTCAATGTTTGGAAAAATTCAAGCCCAAGTCACCAGAGGAATGGAACAAAATGGACTGGTCTCAAGGGTGTGTGCGAAATAAGGAATTAGACTGTCAGAAAGGAGATGGATTCATCAAATTTGATGGACTCAAATTGCCAGATGCTACACATTCTTGGGTCAACAAAGATATGAATCTCAAGGAATGCAAGGCTAAATGCCTAGGAAATTGTTCCTGTATGGCCTATTCAAATTTAGATATTAGAGGAGGAGGGAGTGGCTGCGCTAATTGGTTTGGTGATCTGATGGATATTAGACTGGTTCCAGGTGGAGGCCAGGAACTATACATTCGGATGCATGCTTCCGAAATAGGTATGTTGTTGCCATA ttttacatggtGCCAAGAAAATACTTCATCTGAGAGAACAGAAAACGACTGGAAAAATGATACGAACAATGGTGGGCAAAAGGAAGACATGGAGCTACCACTGTTTGCGTTCTCAGCCATAGCTGATGCCACCAACAACTTTTCAGTCAACAATAAGCTAGGAGAAGGTGGATTCGGACCTGTCTACAGG GGTAAGCTAGAAGACGGACTGGAAATTGCTGTGAAGAGGTTATCAAGGTGTTCTGGTCAAGGATTCAGTGAGTTCAAAAATGAAGTGATACTAATTAACAAGCTTCAGCACAGAAATCTTGTAAAGCTTCTTGGTTGCTGCAGtcaaagagaggagaaaatgcTGATTTATGAATACATGCCTAACAGAAGCCTGGACTTCTTCATATTCG ATGAGACAAAAGGTAGACTGTTAGACTGGTCCAGGCGTTTCAACATCATTTCTGGGATTGCAAGGGGGCTTCTCTATCTTCATCAAGATTccagattgagaattatacaTAGAGATCTCAAAGCAAGTAATGTTTTACTCGATGATCACATTGTTGTGCATACTggaccgaaagcaaacacaaataaaacacaaacaagcagatttacgtggttccccaaaaccgggtacgtccacggaggcaacagattgtatattattggaggaatgatacaaacactcaactcaacccagtacaatcccacaaaacccagtgtttcactcttacactcGGTGTTTTTCTCAAATCTGCACTCTTTCACTCTCACAATTGCACTTACACTCACTGCATACTTCCTCTACACTTACACTCACTGCACTCTCTATCTCCATTTATACAAGAAAGAAGAGCCTTGGCAGCAACCCATGTGCAGCCTAATAAATGCCAACCAACTACTGCAAGAAGAAAGTCATGGTGGTTGGAAAAAGGTTGACAAATTTGCAAATGTTGACAATTTGCTACAAATCTCCACCTTGGCAAGATTTTTCCATCCAATCCTCGTGATCAATCAATGCTGCCTCTAA